TGGCGCGAGCTCTCGTCGGCGATCTTCGCCTGCTCGTCTGCTTGTTCCTGCCGCAGGTCGGCCTTGTCTGCGGCTTCGAAGTACGCCTGCTGGGCGACGTAGTACTCGTCGCCGGCCTTGCGCGCGGCGGCCTCGGCCGCGGCGGCGCGCTGGGTGAGAGAGGCGATGAGGTTCTGGATGCGGGTGATCTCGGTGCCCTTGGCGGCCTCGTTGGCCTTCGCGCGCTTGACGTCATCCCAGCTGGGATAGTCGGCGGCGTGGGCGACCTGTGCGCCGGCGGAGATGCCGAATGCGGTGAGACCCAGGGCGCTCATCGCTCCCACGGCGAACGCGCCGCGGCGGGTCACTTTGGAGGACGGCCAGAAGGCACGCTGCTCGTCGGGCGACGGAGCACAGCCGCAATCGTCGGATGCTATGGCATCCGCCTTGAGATGGTCGTTCACACGGACCCTTCCGCCGGTTTCACAAGTGCCACACTAACAACATTCGTCACATCCGCAACAGATGACCCCTCCGTCTTCGGGCACAGGGGGTACAGCCATCGTCCTCCCGAAACGCCCGGGAAGGAAGAAGACCCGCCCTCGATTTCGTTTTTCGCGGAGATCTCCCTTATGCTTGAGCGTCGGCAAGGGAAACCCCCAGGGAGTCTCTGCGGCCCCATCGTTTAGCGGCCTAGGACGCCGCCCTTTCACGGCGGTAGCACGGGTTCGAATCCCGTTGGGGTCACTCTTACCGATACAATTTAAAAATCATGGCCCTGTAGCGCAGTTGGTTAGCGTGCCGCCCTGTCACGGCGGAGGTCGCGGGTTCAAGTCCCGTCAGGGTCGCTCTGAACGATGAGCCTTCTTTCGAGGAGGCTCTTCGTCTAGGACGCGACAGGCTCGCCGGTCGCGCGGCTCTGTAGCTCAGTTGGTAGAGCGTTCGACTGAAAATCGAGAGGTCACGGGATCGACGCCCGTCGGAGCCACACGGATGATCATTACAATCATCCCAGAAACCCTCGCCTAGCTTCTACATGGCGGGGGTTTTGCTTTGCCCTGGTGCTGCAGATCTGGGTCCCTGAGCCTGTCGAAGGGCCTGGTCGTTGAGCGTGACGAAACGCGCTACCCAAGAGGTCTGTGCCGGTGGATCCATCCCTCGGTCATGAGTGCGCCTCGCCCATGAGTGCGCGCCTGGCTCTGCGTATTGCATCCACGCCGGCAGCGAAGGAGTCCACGAACCGCAACAGTGCCGCGCTCTTCACGCCATTGCCAGTGGCGACGTCGCGCCAGGAGTGCAGCGCATCCTCGATGCGCTGCAGTTCGCTGTCCGCATCCTCGACGCTGAGCCGGCACGCTACCGCGAGTTCGCGCAGTCCATCGGCTGCGGTGCGCACATCGTCTGAGCCTGCGACGGAGGTCTGCCGGACCTTCGCCTCGGGAGTGGGGTTGATGTCGAAGGCGGGGCTCAGCACCCATCCACCACGGTGCCGGAGGAAGCCATGGTTGCGGAGGTGGTCATCGGTGTTGTTCAGTCCGACGCTGAGAGCAGCCCTGCGAAACAGCTCTCGCGCATCGTCGCTGGCACGGGCGCTCACCTCGGGAAGATGCTCAGCGATATCGACGTAGTCAGCCCTCTCGCCGTCGCGACGCTCGAGCATCGTCATGGCACTGATGTAGCCGATCCGGCGCGCATCGTGAGTCCTGTCGAATCGCTCCAACAGCAGGACATGCCTGCCTCCGACGCGGGTGAGCGTGTGCCGGGCGGCATTGATGCCCGCCGCAGAAGCGAGATCGAGGGCAGTCGCTTCCCAGGCCATGACGTCCCATTGATCCTCGTGATGCGGGAACTTCGCGATCAGCTGGCGATCATCCTCTCCGACCACAGACGCCTTGGGTCGAGCCCCGCCCAGCGAGCCCGTACCGGCCGACAGCAGCGCTTTCACAGCGTCGAAGTCATCGTCGTCGCCGTCCTGCGAGACGGCGTCAGAGGCGCGCAGGAGTCGGGGCAGGCTCAGCAGCTTCGGTACGCCGTGTCCGGCGCCGAGGAACACCGGGTCATCGTCCGTGCGGAAGCGCAGAGCACCCTGCCGGGTCGCATCGCTGACGCCGGCAAGGAAGTCGGCGTCGTCGAGCGCGCGCGGACGCCGCGATTCGTCGAGTGCTGCCGCGCGCTCGCGCGCCGCGATGAGGCGGCGGCCCCAGCGATCCGGGGCGCTGTCGCTGAACGCCCCCGGGAGTCCGGCGAAGACTTGCTGACTTCCGGAGACGAGGTCCAGCGCCGGGTCCAGAGCATAAGCACGCGGATGCGCAAGATACGAAGACTCGTACTGGAAGGTCGAGGATGCCAGTTCGCCACGGCTTCGGTGCAGGTGCACGCGTCCGGCGAAGAGGCTCTCGCCCTCGACGTCCACGTGCACCTGGAGAGTGTCGGGATGGATCATCGCACGCGTTTCCTCTCCAGGAGTCCGGCGCGGGCGCGGCCCAGATCAGTCTTCAAGGGGTCGAGGGACTCGGCGATCGTGTCGAGAATCCCGAGGGCACGCGCGACGCGCAGCACGACATGGAACGCGACGGAGGGATCGCCGTGCTCGAGCTTGCGGAGCGTGGTGCGGGAGATGTCGGCGCGGTCTGCGACCTGCGTGGTCGTCAGCCCGAGGATCTTCCGCCAGCCGGCGAAGTGTTCGCCCATCTCAGTGGCGGCGCGGGCGACCTTCAATGGCAGATCGTCCGGCATGGCTGTCTCCTCATCTGACGTAATGATCAGTAACATGTTCAGTATCGCATGTACTGGTTATTATTGCGACCGCTATCCGCAACGATCCATTGTGAGCCTTACCCTGGCATCCCTCGTCAGCAGGCACAGCGTGCGGCGCTGCCCGGGGAAGGCTGAGAAGCCAGCGCACTCCTAGGACGGCACGACGTGCGAGTCAGCCACCCCGACACCCCACGACCACACCCTGCTTGACCTTCATCCTGGGTGAGAGTCGATCATGAGTCCATGGACGATTTCCGCGAACCCGAGCGGGGGCGGCAGACGCTGCAGATGATCGGCGACTTCGCGCGGGCGGTGGGCCTCAGCCCGAGCGCGCTGCGCGAGTATGGAGAGAGCGGACTGATCCCTCCGGCCACGGTCGAGGAGCGCACGGGATACCGTTACTACTCCCTCGATCAGCAGCAGCGCGGCATCTGGATCCGTCGGCTCCGAGACGCCGGGCTTCGCCTGGACCGGATCCACGAGGTTCTCGACGGCTCCCCCGCCGTCGCCGATGCCGTGCTCGATGACTGGCTCGCCGAATCCCGCCAGCGGACCTCCTCACTCTCCGACCTGGTGGACGATCTGAAGCTCAGCCTGCGCGCGCATGCCGGCGAGCATCCCGCACGGCGGACCTCGGCATCCTTCGACGCCGCCGTGCTCGCCTCAGCGATGGGGCAGCTGGGCCCGTCGACGGGCCACGACGACGCGTTCGACACCGTGCTGGTGGAGCTGCACCCGCATGCGGCGACCGTGGCATCCACCGATCGATTCGTCCTGCTCGCCCGCACCGACGTGCCGGCGCGCGTCGACGGCCCGCCCGCGCGTGTCTGCCTACCCGTCGCCGATACCCTGACGTGGCTGCGCGGACGACGGAGCGCAGAGCTCATCCTCGAGCAGCCCGTCGGTCGCGAGCATCGCACCCGCGAACTGCACATCGCACTGCGCGATCCCGACGGCGGAGAACTCGGGTGGGACTCCCCCACCGATCTCTTCCCCGACGTGCACAGAATCATCGCCGCGGCCGGCCCCACTGGCCGTCGGGTCGCCTTCGCGCGCGATGATCTGCGGATGCTCGTGGACGGTGCGGATGCCGACAGCATCCGCCTCGTCACCGACGAGGCGCGCGCCCGTCTGATGATCGGCCGCCGGACCTCGCACGGCACCGCCTCGGGACCGGATGCCGATCTCGAGCTGTCGAGATCCGCCCTCGCGCGCGTGGTCGAGGTCGCGGCAGAAGGAGAGATCACCTGCGACGTCGGCCACCAGGACGAACCGTTGCTCTGGAGATCGCCGCGCCAGCCGGACTTCGCGGCGATGATGATGCCGCGCATGGCATGAGTCGCCTGCGGATGCCGCGCGGATTCACCGCGTGGGTCACGGCGTCGATCGGCGCCGAGCTCGGCGCGGGTGTGCTCGCCTTCGCGTTGACGTGGGTGGCGTCCGGTCTCGGGCCGAACATCGCATCCGCTGTGCTCACCCTCACCGTCGCACCCTCGGTCGTGCTCGGCCTGTTGGGCGGGGTCGTGGCGGACCGCTTCGGGCCTCGACGCGTCATGATCGCCGGCACGCTCGCACTGCTGATCATCAGCGCCGGCACGGCCGTCGCCGTCG
Above is a genomic segment from Microbacterium sp. W4I4 containing:
- a CDS encoding type II toxin-antitoxin system HipA family toxin, producing the protein MIHPDTLQVHVDVEGESLFAGRVHLHRSRGELASSTFQYESSYLAHPRAYALDPALDLVSGSQQVFAGLPGAFSDSAPDRWGRRLIAARERAAALDESRRPRALDDADFLAGVSDATRQGALRFRTDDDPVFLGAGHGVPKLLSLPRLLRASDAVSQDGDDDDFDAVKALLSAGTGSLGGARPKASVVGEDDRQLIAKFPHHEDQWDVMAWEATALDLASAAGINAARHTLTRVGGRHVLLLERFDRTHDARRIGYISAMTMLERRDGERADYVDIAEHLPEVSARASDDARELFRRAALSVGLNNTDDHLRNHGFLRHRGGWVLSPAFDINPTPEAKVRQTSVAGSDDVRTAADGLRELAVACRLSVEDADSELQRIEDALHSWRDVATGNGVKSAALLRFVDSFAAGVDAIRRARRALMGEAHS
- a CDS encoding helix-turn-helix domain-containing protein, with product MPDDLPLKVARAATEMGEHFAGWRKILGLTTTQVADRADISRTTLRKLEHGDPSVAFHVVLRVARALGILDTIAESLDPLKTDLGRARAGLLERKRVR
- a CDS encoding MerR family transcriptional regulator — its product is MDDFREPERGRQTLQMIGDFARAVGLSPSALREYGESGLIPPATVEERTGYRYYSLDQQQRGIWIRRLRDAGLRLDRIHEVLDGSPAVADAVLDDWLAESRQRTSSLSDLVDDLKLSLRAHAGEHPARRTSASFDAAVLASAMGQLGPSTGHDDAFDTVLVELHPHAATVASTDRFVLLARTDVPARVDGPPARVCLPVADTLTWLRGRRSAELILEQPVGREHRTRELHIALRDPDGGELGWDSPTDLFPDVHRIIAAAGPTGRRVAFARDDLRMLVDGADADSIRLVTDEARARLMIGRRTSHGTASGPDADLELSRSALARVVEVAAEGEITCDVGHQDEPLLWRSPRQPDFAAMMMPRMA